From the Sediminispirochaeta bajacaliforniensis DSM 16054 genome, the window GATCTTCTCACTTGCGGCGTCGAATCCGGTGGCGACAACCGTAACGGTGATGGTATCTTCCAAGGCTTCGTCAACAGACTGGCCGGGGATGATGAGAGCATCATCGTCCGCGTTGGCGGTGATGATCTTGATAACCTCTTCATACTCGGTCAGGGAAAGATCGAGCCCTCCGGTCACATTTACGAGGATACCCTTGGCCCCTTCGATGCGCGCATCCTCAAGCAGAGGATTGTTGATGGCGTTGGTCGCCGCATCAACGGCACGATTATCCCCGCTACCGACACCGATCCCCATGAGGGCATCGCCCCTTCCCTTCATGATGGTCCTGACATCGGCAAAATCGATATTAATCTCACCAGGCTCGGTGATAAGTTCACTGATTCCCTGAACTCCCTGACGGAGCACATCGTCGGCAAGCATGAAGGCTTCGCGAATGGTGGTATTTCTTTCCACTATTTTCAATAGATACTGGTTCGGAATGGTTATGAGGGTATCTACCTGTTCCCGCAGTCGCGCGATCCCCTCTTCGGCAAGCATCATCTTCCGCTTGCGCTCAAAATCAAAGGGCTTCGTTACCACGGCAACGGTAAGAGCATCGAGTTCCCTGGCGATCTGCGCAACAACGGGAGCGGCTCCTGTTCCCGTACCACCGCCCATACCGGCGGTGATGAAGACCATATCGGCCCCGCGAAGGATCTTGGCGATCTCCTCTTTCGACTCCTCGGCAGCCTCCCGCCCCTTATCGGGAACGCCTCCGGCACCGAGCCCGCCAGTTGCCTTTTCGCCAATCGGCAACTTTATCTTTGCCTTCGAACGGCTGAGGGCCTGAAGATCGGTGTTTATCGCAATAAACTCCACCTTTTTCAGGCCGCTTTCGATCATGCGGTTGACGGCATTACTTCCGCCTCCGCCCACCCCGACCACCTTGATGACCGTAGGTTCGCTCTGATCCATCTCAAAGGATCCCTGTTCAACAACTTCAATCTGCATAGCCCCCTCCCAGAAGCATCTAAAGTGCCTTTTACCGAAGAGCAAACACACCACATATCCCCTCTTCGGCCGTTAGCTATTTTCAATCTCTATGTTAGAAAAACTCCTTCATCCAGTTTTTCAATTTCGCCATCATACCGCTTCCGCTTCTTCTCGGGGAGACGGAAGCTCCTCCCTCACTCTGTATCTGGGCGGCCTCATAAAGGACAAGGCCCACCGCAGTAGAGTAGATCGGCGTCTGATAAACATCGGAAAGCCCGCCCAATTTCGTCGGAACGCCAACCCTTGCGCGTCTTCCGAATATCTCCTGAGCAAGCTCCGCCGCACCGGGGATCATTGCCCCGCCGCCGGTGAGGACCACCCCGCCGCCGAGATGACGCAGGTAATCCTTTTTCACCAACTGCTCTTTAACAAGGTTATAGATCTCAGCCATTCTCGGCTGGATGATCTTACACACCTCACGGCGCTGAACCGTTACCGACGGCCAGCCGCCGATACCGCGAATCACCACATCCTCATCCTTGTCGACAAGGGGCAAATAACAGACCCCGGATTCCCGTTTAATACGTTCGGCTGCCTCGTTGGGAATTTTCAGCATAAAGGAGAGATCGCTGGTAACCTGCCCGCCCCCAAGAGCAAGTACGTTGGTGTGGTAGGGAGCACCATCGATGTACACAAGGATATCGGTAGTCCCCCCCCCAAGATCGATCAGCAGAACCCCCATCTCTTTTTCTTCTTCGGTAAGGACCGCTCCCGCCGCAGCCAGAGGCTGGAGAACAATATCCTTCACCCGAAAACCGGCACGGTTCACACATTTAAGCAAATTCTGGGCGCTGGTCACCGAACCGGTAACAATATGGACCTCCGCCTCCAGTCGAATGCCAATCATGTCCAGAGGATCCTTGATCCCCCCCTGGTCATCTACGACAAACTCCTGCGGGATAACATGAATCACCTCACGATCCATGGGGATGACGATCGCCTTGGCCGCATCGATAACGCGCCCAATATCCTCACGGTTGATCTCCCGTCCCTTACCGGTGACCGCAACAACGCCCCGTGAGTTGATGCCCTCGATGTGCGCACCGGCAATGCCGGTAACCAAATGCAGCACCTCGCGACCGCTCATCATCTCGGCGGCTTCAATCGCGGAGGTCACCGACCGCATTGTCGATTCGATATTGATAACGACTCCCCGGCGCAGTCCCTCCGAAGGACTTGTTCCAACTCCGGTGATCTGGAGCCGGTTATTTTCATCGAATTCGCCGATAACGGCACACACTTTGGTCGTCCCGATATCAAGCCCAACGATCATATCATCAACCGGCAAGTCACTCCTCCCTAATCTTGTAGACCACTTCCCCCGTCCGGAAATCGATCTCATCAAGTTTATCAACCATGTTCTGTTGCGACACCACGTCGAGAACCATCATTATATAGGTCAGCAGCTGCTCATCGATGGAAGTCCCAATTCGAACCCTAACTTTCCTGTGTGCGGGAAAGAGCAGCACTTCGTAATCATCACCGTTCTTTTTAATGAATTTTAGCTCAGATATCAACCGGTAGAGCTCAGGAGAAGTATTTCTTACCTTTTCCAGATCCGAAAGAAAAGAGACAAGTGCGGAAGGAACGAACATTCGCCCCGATAACTTCGGAATCTCAATACCGGAGAGCACCGGCATCCCCGAACTCTCCTTACCAGGATAAGGAAACAAGACTCCGTCTGCAGATACAAACAGTGGAACACTCCGTCCGTCAAGCTCGGCAATGGTGGAGGCGACGGGAACACGCTCGGTGATGGAAATCGAAAGGGAACCGGGAAACTTTTTCTCCACAGCCGCCTTAGCAATAAAGGGCACGGATTCAAGTTTTCGCGCCACAATTTGCGGATCGATGGCAAGATAAGAGCCTCCGGAATCGATACCGGCTATCGAAAGTATCTCGGAATCGGAAAGAGGAAAGGAACGTCCGACATGGATAGTGATATCATTCACCACCAGGCGGGGAGAAATGACAAAGTGAAAACACAACTCCCCGAATAGAACCAAAAACAGAAAGAGGATAACGACAAAGAAGATCTTTTCAAGTCCGTTGGCGGATTCGCTGTTTTTTCTTCTAACCGAATCCTGCCAATAGGCAATGCTGCTCATGAACGTAAGCTCCTATCCAATTCAGCTTCCCTGGAGACACCAAGGATGATACCACACATCATCATGGTCACAAGCACCGAAGACCCCCCGTTCGAAAAGAGGGGAAGCGGAAGCCCCGTCGCGGGAACTAATCCGCACACCACCGCCATGTTCAGCAGTGCCTGATAAAAAATAACGGATGTAAGGCCGAACACAAGGTAAAAACCGAAACCGCTTTTATCCCGTATTTTGAAAGCGGTCATATAGCCGCGAACCGCAAAGGCGGTAAAAAGTGCTATAACGAAAAGAACGCCGAGAAACCCCGTCTCTTCTCCAAACACGGCAAAAACAAAATCAGAATGAGCCTCGGGAAGCCCACCAAGCTTTTTTGTTCCCATACCGAGCCCGCTTCCCCACAAGTGTCCACGGCTGAGGGCCGTTTGAGAGGCAAGGACCTGGTATCCCGTTCCCACAGGGTCGCCGTAGGGATCAAGGAAGGCAAGAAGTCTTCGCACCCGATGTTCCTTGGTAAACAAAAGCATGGCAAGAATCGGAAAAATCGTGATAAAGAGGAAGAAAAAGTGAATCAGCCTGACTCCTGCAACAAAAAACATGATGAGGGCGACCAGAAGGACAAAGGCCGCTGTGGAAAAATCGTTCTGTAAATAGATCAGTGCGGTAAAGCCTCCAACCAAAAGGAGAGGAGGCAGGACTGCATTGCCGAAATCGTCGAGACGGTGTTCCTTTTTACTCATGATTCGTGCCACATAGAGCACTACGGCAAGCTTGACAAGCTCCGAAGGTTGAAAAGAATTGCCGCCGAGAAGAATCCAGCGTCGGGCCCCCATGATTTCCCTGCCGATGCCGGGAATGAAGGTAAGCACCATGAGAAAAAGTGTTCCGACAAGAATAAGGGGGACACTTTTCTCCCAGAAATCAAGAGAAAGCCGGGAAGAAACTACGGCAAGGACCAAGCCTATAACGAGGAACACAAGATGGCGGTCCAAAAAATGTCGAGGATTGCCGAAGGCTCGTTCCGCATAGAAATAGGAAGCCGAATAAAGCGCCGCGATTCCAATGCCGGCAAGCAGCAGCATGAGCACGAGGAGGATAAAGTCACTGTTTTTTCGTTCGATCTTTTCCGCTGCAAAGAGCCCGTTCATGCTTCTCCTCTACTGAATCTTCAAGGTCGAGAGGCTGAGAATGGTAAACAGCCCTCCGAGGATCCAGAACCTGACGACGACCTTTGTTTCGTCCCAGCCCTTCTTTTCAAAATGGTGATGAAGTGGGGCCATGCGAAACACCCGCTTCCCTCGAAGCTTGAAAAAAACCACCTGAATAATGACCGAAAGCGCTTCAAGGACAAAGACACCTCCGATGATCACCAGTAAAATCTCTTTTTTTGTCATAAGCGCAATGACACCGATGACCCCTCCTAATGAGAGGCTGCCGGTATCACCCATAAAAATCTCGGCAGGGTGTGCGTTATACCAGAGGAAACCGATGCTTGCACCCGCAAGGGCAAAGCAGAGTACCGTAAGTTCCGCACTCTCCGGCAAATAGGGAATCTGAAGGTAGGCGGCAAAATCGGCCCGCCCCGAGATATAGCTGATGGCGGCAAAGGAAAGCCCTACCAGAAGGATCAGTCCGGAAGCAAGGCCGTCGAGCCCATCGGTAAGATTGACCGCATTGCTGGTCCCCACCAAAATCAACATCCCAAAGGGAATATAAAAGAGTCCCATATCCAAAACAGGATTCTTTAAAAAGGGTAAATACAAAAGTGTGGTATGCGCATTACCGTTCAGGTAGAGCACCACCATAATAAGTAAAGAAAGAAGCACTTGAGCGGAAAATTTAAAACGCGCCTGCAGACCTTCGGAACTTTTGCGAAAGATTTTCAGATAATCGTCAACGAATCCGATAAGCCCAAATCCGAGAAGCGATATTAAAGCAATCCAGGTGAAACTATTGCTGATATCCTGCCAGAGAAGTACTGAAACAGAGAGAGAAAGAAGAATCATCAAACCGCCCATGGTCGGCGTACCGCTCTTCGAAAGATGGGTAGCAGGGCCATCTTCTCTGATCACCTGCTCCGCCCTGCGTTTTTTCAATTTTCTGATAAGCCAGGGACCGAAAAGAAAAGAGATAAAAAGGGCGGTTACCGCTGCATAGGCACTTCTAAAGGTGATGTACTGAAATACATTAAAGGCGGAAAAGCGGGAAACCAAAGGTAGTAACAATTCTTTAAGCATGGAGAGACTCCTTTTCCTCGTGCTGCAAAAGGGGTATCAATCGTTCAAGTCCCATTGTTCTGCTTCCCTTAAGCAGGACAAGGTCGCCCTCCCTTACAAAAGCAAGAAGCTTTTCGGAAAGTTCATCAAATTGATTTTCGGAAAAATGAAGGATTTGCGACATGCTTCCCTGTTCTGAGATTTCCCGAAAGCTCTCCGACGTTTCCTCTCCGTACAGGAAAACAGCATCGACACCGGAAGCGGCAATGGCTTGCCCCGCTGCCCGATGAGCGTCAAGGCTTGAGGGACCAAGCTCTTTCATTGAGCCGAAGACAATAATCTTGCGTCCGTCCCACGGTAGTGATGCGATATATTCAAAAACCCGTTCGGAGGAATCGAGATTTGCGTTATAACAATCATCAAGAACGGAAATTGGCCCACGAAGCAGGCGGCATCTTCCGGTAACGGGAACAGCAGCCGATAAGGCAGCGCCTATAAGCTCGGGAGATACCCCAAGTTCGAAAGCAAGGGCGATAACGCCACAGCCATTTCGCAGGTTGTGCTGCCCAAGGAGGGGATAGTGAATCGAGACCCCACGGTACCGAAGGAGCCATCCTTCCGTCCCAAGATCTTCAACAGTCTCGAGTCCGGTAAGGGTGGCAGGGCCATACGGGCGAAAGGTAAGAGAGGGGTACCGATTTTTCAGCGCATCGATACGGTCATCATCTTCGGGATAAAAGACAAAGCCCTCTCCCTGCATGTGCGCAAAAACCTTTGTCTTTTCCCGAAAGACACCCTCCTTACCGCCGAGAGGACCGCTATGTGCGGTACCGATATTGGTAATAAGAAGATGCTGAGGATGGTAGAGCGAGGAAAGCAGCTCCATCTCACCGATTCGATTGATACCAAGCTCAAAAACACCAAAATAATCGGCAGGGCCAACTCCGAAGAGTGCCAATGGTAACCCAATCTCCGAGTTGAGGTTCCCCGGATTTACCACAGTGGGAGCCTTCATCGACAAAACCGAACCAAGAAGCTCCTTTGTCGTGGTTTTACCGCTGCTTCCGGTCACTGCTATCCGAACAAGGCTATCGAAGCGGTCGATCCACCAGCGGGAAAGCCGTTGTAGAGCAACAAGAGGATCTTCGACTGCCATAACGACAAGTCCGGAGTGCGTTGCAAAGGTCGCCCACCCCCCTTCGACACAAGCACTTTTTTTGTGATCAACCAATACGGCGGGAGCACCAGCCCGAACAGCTTCGGAAAGATAATGGTGACCATCCGCACGTTCCCCCTCCAGAGCGACAAAAAGATTCCCGGGTTTCACATTCCGGGAATCGATGGCGATACCGTCGATCGTAACAGTTTTTTTCTCGGAGGGGGAAAAGACTACAGCACCGATAACGGCGGCAGCCTCCCGGGCTGAAAAGCCTTCCGTTTTTTTATCCATCTGAAGCCCTCCGTATGGAAGGCAATTTTATTTCCAAAAGCGATCGACCGCTTCCTTTTTTCAGGCCCAGTTCCCGGGCAATACGATCGATTCGTTCCGGGGCCCGTAGAATGGCAATATTGACAACGGTTCTTTTATTCTCTTCAAACAGCTCGGTCTGGCGTGCATGGAGCATTTCGACCTGTCCCATCAGATGGTCGTAGCGATAGACCTGATCCACCAGCAAAAATGCAGACACGGGCAACGCAGCCGCAATCAATAAAATAAATACCCGTTTGTTGTTCATCTATCTATCCTCATCGATCAACTTCCGGACAACACGAAATTTGGCACTTCTCGACGGTGCATTGCCCCTCACTTCCTCTTCCGTCGGGCGTAACGGCTTCTTTGTCAGAATTTCAGCCGCAGTTACTCCCCTATCACTATCTATCGGCGCGCCTGAAGAGGATATGCACCCTTTCTTTTTATCCAAAAAGAAGTGCTTCACAATCCGGTCTTCCAGGGAATGAAAGCTTATCACACCCATCATGCCGCCGGGTCGCAATCTGGCAAAAGCATCGCCCAAGGCCGATTCCAGCCTGGCAAGCTCACCATTAACCGCAATACGAAGGGCCTGAAATGTTCTGGTTGCGGGATGAATCCGGCCATGCCGGTACGACTGGGGTGATGCCGTCCAAATAACCTCTTCGAGTTCTTTGGTTGTGGCAAAGGGTTTACTTTGTCGTCGGGCCACAATAGCGGAAGCAAAACGTCGCGACAAACGCTCTTCCCCAAAACGGAATATAAGATCGGCCAGCTCGTTCTCCGGATATGTGTTGATAATATCCGCAGCCGACTGCTCAAGGTGTGCTTCAAGCCGCATATCAAGAGGCTCATCCTCTCGGAAGGAAAACCCCCTGCCCGATCTCTCATAATGAAAAACAGAAATACCAAGATCGAACAAAACGGCGTCGGGACGTTCATCTCCCAGTGGATAATCCCGGAAGAAAACATTAAACCAGGTGTTGAACAAACGCACCCTTTCCCCAAAGGGCGCAAGCCGCTGTCTGGCAACTTCCAGAATCTTCTCATCGGCATCCAGTCCGACAATCCGGCAACCCGGAAGCCGGGAAAGAAACAGCTCGCTATGCCCCCCCTCCCCGAGGGTGCAATCAACAAGCAATCCCTTGTCAAGGGTCGGAGAGAGATAATGAAAGGCCTCCTCCGACATTACCGACCGATGAACAATATCCATGAACGTCCCTGTCATACCTGAAATCACTCCGAGGGCGTTGCGAGTACATCGCCAAGCTCTTCAGCTGCAGCGAGGAATTCGCTTTCGCTTTCATCGAGGTAGGAACGATAGGCATCGGTATCCCATACCTCAAGATAAGAATCGATTCCCAGTATGACCGCCTCCTTCTTCAATTCTATTCCGGCAGAATCCCGCAAGGTGGGCGGAATGGTGATTCTTCCGGAACGGTCTATCTCGCACTCCTGAGCGGGAGCGATGATGCGCCGCTGCAGCAATCGCGTCTTGGATTTAAACAGCGACGACGAGCCCATGATCGAATGGGCAATCTTTTTCCACTGCTCCGGGGGAAAGAGCCAAAGGCAGGTGTCGACACCGCGGGTTACAACGACCACATTGCCGGTCACCTCTGACCGAAGACGCGAGGGAATCATGAGTCGTCCCTTCTCGTCTATGGAGTTTCGATATTCCCCCATGAACATCTTACTGCCACTTTCTCCTATTTTTTCCCACTTCTCCCCACCTTTTCCCCTTTTATACTATCCCAACGGGCCGAAAAGTCAACCAAAGCCCCCAATTTGCAAGAGTGCAAAGAAAAAAAGAGAGAGATCACTGCTCAACAGAAGTTTAGTAGAGAGATTCGTTTACCCATGTCACTATGTTATATGTTTATTGAAAGCCACTATCTCGTTTATCCCGATGGAGATACTCAAGAAATTAACGGTTCTGTAGCTTTTAATGCTTTGGTGGATATGAATGGAGGCGCGGTTCGGCTCCCTTTAGCAAGCCATCGAATGATTGTCTACAGGGTATTCAAAATCACCAGAAAAGAGACAAAAGGAGAACGCTCATCCTTCTACCACTTGGAGCTGGTAAGAGGCGAAGAGCTGTTCTCCCTTGCCGGGGGACACTAAAAGGGACGATTAACGCTTGCGAAAAAGGCGATAATCGACATCGGGGAAAATGTTGTTCTTCTTTTCAATCCTCGTCAGCCACTCGGTATTCACCGTGTTGCGGCAAAGATTTTCATAGATGAAGTTGAAGTTATGAAGATGTTCGCGTATTCGCTTTTCGGCATAGGGAACGGTCGTTCCGGTCTTCATGATGAAGGGCCAGTCCGAAGCCATGCTCAGCAGAACCTCGCGGGATGCCTGATTGAGCACGCGCTCCTTCAGACCACTTTCATCGGGGTAGCGGTCAACGAGTTCGATCATACGCTCTATCGCCTTATGAACGTGCCGATAGATCCAGTCGTTTTTGCCGTCGAGCCAAACCTCGGCATAGCCTTTGTTCCCCCAACTGGAAAAACTGGGCGTGCCCTCCTGATGGTCTGCGTGGC encodes:
- a CDS encoding FtsB/FtsL family cell division protein; protein product: MNNKRVFILLIAAALPVSAFLLVDQVYRYDHLMGQVEMLHARQTELFEENKRTVVNIAILRAPERIDRIARELGLKKGSGRSLLEIKLPSIRRASDG
- a CDS encoding UDP-N-acetylmuramoyl-tripeptide--D-alanyl-D-alanine ligase, whose translation is MDKKTEGFSAREAAAVIGAVVFSPSEKKTVTIDGIAIDSRNVKPGNLFVALEGERADGHHYLSEAVRAGAPAVLVDHKKSACVEGGWATFATHSGLVVMAVEDPLVALQRLSRWWIDRFDSLVRIAVTGSSGKTTTKELLGSVLSMKAPTVVNPGNLNSEIGLPLALFGVGPADYFGVFELGINRIGEMELLSSLYHPQHLLITNIGTAHSGPLGGKEGVFREKTKVFAHMQGEGFVFYPEDDDRIDALKNRYPSLTFRPYGPATLTGLETVEDLGTEGWLLRYRGVSIHYPLLGQHNLRNGCGVIALAFELGVSPELIGAALSAAVPVTGRCRLLRGPISVLDDCYNANLDSSERVFEYIASLPWDGRKIIVFGSMKELGPSSLDAHRAAGQAIAASGVDAVFLYGEETSESFREISEQGSMSQILHFSENQFDELSEKLLAFVREGDLVLLKGSRTMGLERLIPLLQHEEKESLHA
- the ftsZ gene encoding cell division protein FtsZ, with amino-acid sequence MQIEVVEQGSFEMDQSEPTVIKVVGVGGGGSNAVNRMIESGLKKVEFIAINTDLQALSRSKAKIKLPIGEKATGGLGAGGVPDKGREAAEESKEEIAKILRGADMVFITAGMGGGTGTGAAPVVAQIARELDALTVAVVTKPFDFERKRKMMLAEEGIARLREQVDTLITIPNQYLLKIVERNTTIREAFMLADDVLRQGVQGISELITEPGEINIDFADVRTIMKGRGDALMGIGVGSGDNRAVDAATNAINNPLLEDARIEGAKGILVNVTGGLDLSLTEYEEVIKIITANADDDALIIPGQSVDEALEDTITVTVVATGFDAASEKIMPEVPEEQNEEVIQYEDWIKLQRGMSQGVSPSYLLGRNSEDGDLGIPTVLRDRKAAGQQGEK
- the ftsA gene encoding cell division protein FtsA translates to MPVDDMIVGLDIGTTKVCAVIGEFDENNRLQITGVGTSPSEGLRRGVVINIESTMRSVTSAIEAAEMMSGREVLHLVTGIAGAHIEGINSRGVVAVTGKGREINREDIGRVIDAAKAIVIPMDREVIHVIPQEFVVDDQGGIKDPLDMIGIRLEAEVHIVTGSVTSAQNLLKCVNRAGFRVKDIVLQPLAAAGAVLTEEEKEMGVLLIDLGGGTTDILVYIDGAPYHTNVLALGGGQVTSDLSFMLKIPNEAAERIKRESGVCYLPLVDKDEDVVIRGIGGWPSVTVQRREVCKIIQPRMAEIYNLVKEQLVKKDYLRHLGGGVVLTGGGAMIPGAAELAQEIFGRRARVGVPTKLGGLSDVYQTPIYSTAVGLVLYEAAQIQSEGGASVSPRRSGSGMMAKLKNWMKEFF
- the rsmH gene encoding 16S rRNA (cytosine(1402)-N(4))-methyltransferase RsmH; its protein translation is MDIVHRSVMSEEAFHYLSPTLDKGLLVDCTLGEGGHSELFLSRLPGCRIVGLDADEKILEVARQRLAPFGERVRLFNTWFNVFFRDYPLGDERPDAVLFDLGISVFHYERSGRGFSFREDEPLDMRLEAHLEQSAADIINTYPENELADLIFRFGEERLSRRFASAIVARRQSKPFATTKELEEVIWTASPQSYRHGRIHPATRTFQALRIAVNGELARLESALGDAFARLRPGGMMGVISFHSLEDRIVKHFFLDKKKGCISSSGAPIDSDRGVTAAEILTKKPLRPTEEEVRGNAPSRSAKFRVVRKLIDEDR
- the mraY gene encoding phospho-N-acetylmuramoyl-pentapeptide-transferase translates to MLKELLLPLVSRFSAFNVFQYITFRSAYAAVTALFISFLFGPWLIRKLKKRRAEQVIREDGPATHLSKSGTPTMGGLMILLSLSVSVLLWQDISNSFTWIALISLLGFGLIGFVDDYLKIFRKSSEGLQARFKFSAQVLLSLLIMVVLYLNGNAHTTLLYLPFLKNPVLDMGLFYIPFGMLILVGTSNAVNLTDGLDGLASGLILLVGLSFAAISYISGRADFAAYLQIPYLPESAELTVLCFALAGASIGFLWYNAHPAEIFMGDTGSLSLGGVIGVIALMTKKEILLVIIGGVFVLEALSVIIQVVFFKLRGKRVFRMAPLHHHFEKKGWDETKVVVRFWILGGLFTILSLSTLKIQ
- the ftsW gene encoding putative lipid II flippase FtsW encodes the protein MNGLFAAEKIERKNSDFILLVLMLLLAGIGIAALYSASYFYAERAFGNPRHFLDRHLVFLVIGLVLAVVSSRLSLDFWEKSVPLILVGTLFLMVLTFIPGIGREIMGARRWILLGGNSFQPSELVKLAVVLYVARIMSKKEHRLDDFGNAVLPPLLLVGGFTALIYLQNDFSTAAFVLLVALIMFFVAGVRLIHFFFLFITIFPILAMLLFTKEHRVRRLLAFLDPYGDPVGTGYQVLASQTALSRGHLWGSGLGMGTKKLGGLPEAHSDFVFAVFGEETGFLGVLFVIALFTAFAVRGYMTAFKIRDKSGFGFYLVFGLTSVIFYQALLNMAVVCGLVPATGLPLPLFSNGGSSVLVTMMMCGIILGVSREAELDRSLRS
- the mraZ gene encoding division/cell wall cluster transcriptional repressor MraZ; this encodes MFMGEYRNSIDEKGRLMIPSRLRSEVTGNVVVVTRGVDTCLWLFPPEQWKKIAHSIMGSSSLFKSKTRLLQRRIIAPAQECEIDRSGRITIPPTLRDSAGIELKKEAVILGIDSYLEVWDTDAYRSYLDESESEFLAAAEELGDVLATPSE
- a CDS encoding cell division protein FtsQ/DivIB; its protein translation is MSSIAYWQDSVRRKNSESANGLEKIFFVVILFLFLVLFGELCFHFVISPRLVVNDITIHVGRSFPLSDSEILSIAGIDSGGSYLAIDPQIVARKLESVPFIAKAAVEKKFPGSLSISITERVPVASTIAELDGRSVPLFVSADGVLFPYPGKESSGMPVLSGIEIPKLSGRMFVPSALVSFLSDLEKVRNTSPELYRLISELKFIKKNGDDYEVLLFPAHRKVRVRIGTSIDEQLLTYIMMVLDVVSQQNMVDKLDEIDFRTGEVVYKIREE